The Kordia sp. SMS9 DNA window TGCAAACTATTTTTCATAAAATGGAAAAACGTACACTTTCTGCCGCGTATAAATTTTACTGTGGAAAAGAACTCGAAGGCGCACACGGAGCAGAAGCAGACACAAATGCGACGTATGAAGTGTTGAAATCGCAATTGGATCGCTATGAAGAATTGGAAAATGATGTGAAAAAGTTGAGTGAATTCACAACACGTAAAAAAACTGCCGATTTTGCAGGATTTATCATTTTTGATAAAGATGATGAGGAAATTTTCTCGTTTGGAAAGCACAAAGGAAAAAAGGTAGAAAAAGTTTTGGAAGATGAACCTGGGTATTTCGGTTGGATTCTCAACGCGAATTTTCCGTTGTACACCAAAAAAGTATTGACAGCGATTAAATTAAGAAAGTTAAACACGAAATTTTAAAAAGTAAAAACGCCCTTGAGAAAGACTGCCATCATCCTCATCACATTTTTAAATTTGAGTGTTGTCTTTGCGCAAAAAAATATGGCTGGCATCATTCTCGATGAAGAAACAAAACAACCTGTAGCGTATGCACATTTAATTATTCCTTCAGAAAAAAGAGGAACTACAGCTGATGCAGAAGGTAATTTTGAATTTACAGTTCCTGACGAATGGCTTGGGAAAATCGTAAATATATCGTGCGTAGGTTTTGAAGATAAAAAAATAGAACTCAGGCAAAAAAAGGGATTGGTTATTTACCTAAAACCTTCTCTCGAATTCTTGAGCACAGTACACATAACGCATACCGAGCGACAAAAAAGAAAACGAGTAAATCCGTTTCGCGGGAAGCAAATCATCGGTTTTGGAAATTTTAGTGGAGGTAAATATCCTTCCATGCTCGCGCGATATTATCCGTTCATTGAAAAGTTAGGCGAAGAAAACTACTTGGAAGAAGTCACCGTTTTTTTCTATAAAGACGGAAGGCACGATGCCAAATTTCGATTGCGAATTCTTTCTGCCACAGCAGACAAAATGCCAAAAGACGATTTGCTCGATCCAATACTTGTAGATGTAACCTATAAACAAGGAAGGATAAAAGCGCGCATGCCAGCAAATGGCATTGAAGTGCCGAGAGAAGGATTTTTTGTAGTGGTTGAACATTTATTCATCAAAGAAAATGTAGTAGAAGAAATTGTCAACCTACAAATGAATGATTCTGTAAGAAAGCAGAATGTAAGACTAAGACGTTACGCGCCAATTTTTACAGGTATCGTAGAAAAAGCAGGAGAATCGTTTTCGTATTACATGTCGGTCAATGGCTGGAAAAAAGTGGAAAAGTTAAAAATGCCAAAACCTAATTTTAAAGAGAATGAAATTGTCGCGCCTGCGTTTAAAGTGAAACTAACCAATTAAGTCAACAAAGTGATGTGTGAGATGCGTCACAAAAAAACATAAACATAAAAGTAAGCAGATGAAAATTATTTGCATCGGAAGAAACTATACAGAACATATTGCAGAACTTGAAAATGAAAAACCCAAAGATCCAGTCATTTTCATGAAATCGGATACGTCTATTCTATTAAAAAAACAGCCATTCTTTATTCCTGATTTTTCAGAAGAAATTCATCATGAAGTTGAAGTTTTGGTAAAAATTAATAAATTAGGAAAATATATTGATCAGAAATTTGCGCACAAATATTACAATGAAATCAGTGTAGGTATTGATTTTACAGCGCGCGACTTACAATCGAAACTCAAAGCCAAAGGATTGCCTTGGGAAAAAGCCAAAGCGTTTGACGGTTCGGCGGTTGTGGGACAATGGATTTCCAAAGATCAATTTGAAGATATCAACAACTTGAATTTCAAACTTGAAAAAAACAATGAAATCGTGCAGCAAGGCAATACGCAACAAATGTTGTGGAAAATTGACGAACTGATTGCGTATGTTTCTCAATACTTTACCTTAAAAATAGGTGACATTATCTTTACAGGAACACCTGCAGGAGTTAGGAAAGTGAATGTAAACGACCGACTGACAGGATTTTTAGAGGGACAACAATTATTTTCAATATTAGTAAAATAAAAAATGGCATATAATTTAGAAAAAATAAGCGCAATTTCTGATGGCGATCAAGACTTTATAGAAGCAGTCGTAGTAGCTTTTATTGAAGAAATTCCCGCAGATCTTATTACTTTTGAAAAAGAAGTAACTGCAAAAAACTACCACGGTATTTACCAAGTAAGTCACAAAATAAAGCCAAATTTAGACTTATTAGGCATGCAATCATCTTACGAAAAAAACTTGCAAATACTTAGTTGGGCAAAAGCAGAAACGAATATTGCAGACATCACCAATACTTTTAGTGAAGTGCAACGTAGTATCAATATGAATATTGAGCAACTAAAGAAAGAATTCAACCTAAACTAGCGTATGATTGCTGAAATAATTACGATTGGTGACGAAATTCTTATTGGACAAATTGTGGATACCAATTCGGTATTCATCTCCAAAGCATTGAATGAAATTGGAATTTCAGTACATCAAATCACTTCCATTCAAGACGAAAAACAACACATTTTAGAAGCCTTAGAAGCGGCTAGAAAAAAAGCAGACTTGGTGTTGATCACTGGTGGATTAGGTCCTACAAAAGACGATATTACCAAACATACACTTTGCGAATACTTTGAGGATACCTTGGTGAAAAATCAAGAAGTATTAACGCATATTGAAGAATTATTTGAAAAATATGTGACTTCCTCCACCATCTCTACCATGAATAGAGATCAGGCGTTAGTGCCTTCGAAAGCGCAAATATTACATAACAAATATGGAACTGCGCCAGGAATGTGGCTAGAAAAAGACAGTACCGTATTTGTGTCTATGCCAGGCGTTCCGTATGAAATGCGCGGATTGATGACACATCAAATCATTCCGAAGCTTCAAAAAGAATTTGAGCGTCCTTTTATCTATCACAAAACGATTCTTACGTATGGAATGGGCGAAAGTAGCATTGCCATGAAAATTGAACATTGGGAAAATAAGTTGCCAAATTTCATCAAACTTGCGTATTTGCCAAATGTAGGAAGAGTGCGTTTGCGACTTACAGGAAAAGGACAGGACAGAGAACATATTATCAATGCGGTAGATGATTATGCAGAAAAACTGTATCCTATAATTGGTGACATTATTAAAGGAATAGAAGGAACGAGTAACATCATCACAGAAATTGGAGATCTTTTAATTGATAAAGGGTTGAAGTTGGCTGCTGCCGAAAGTTGCACTGGCGGACGCATTGCTTCACAAATTACAGAAGAATCGGGTGTTTCTGCTTTCTTCAACGGAAGTGCAGTAACCTATGCGGTACAATCCAAAATCGATATTTTAGGCGTTCCCAAAGTACTAATAGATCGACATTCGGTTGTGAGTGCAGAAGTGGTAGAAGCGATGGCAGAAGGCGCGGCAAAAATATATCATGCAGATTATGCAATTGCTACCACAGGAAACGCAGGTCCGACCAAAGGAAACTCTGATGTTGAGGTGGGAACCGTTTTTATTGGAATTAAAACACCTAATGGAACTATTTCGCAGAGATTTAACTTTGGGCAACCGCGGGAAAAGGTCGTAAATAAAGCGGTTAACAAAGCTTTTCAAATGTTACTGGAAGAAATTTTAAAAAACAGTAACTAAATATTTGCTGAGAAAATAAAAAAATGTAAATTTGCACCTCGTTTTTGAGTAACAATATAAAGTTTAGTACAGATGTCAAGAATTTGTGAATTAACAGGAAAGAAAGCAATGGTTGGGAACAATGTGTCTCACGCAATGAATAAAACGAAACGCAAATTTAATGCGAATCTTACAAAAAAGCGTTTTTACATTCCTGAAGAAGACAAGTGGGTTACTTTGAAAGTATCTACTTCAGCATTAAAAACAATTAATAAAAAAGGAATCTCCGCTGTGCTAAAAGAAGCAAGAGCGAAAGGTTTTATCAAGTAATTCAGTCATATTATAAATACCAATAGCAATGGCGAAGAAAGGCAATAGAGTTCAAGTGATACTAGAGTGTACAGAGCACAAAGCTTCTGGACAACCAGGAACTTCTCGTTATATCACTACAAAAAATAAGAAAAATACTCCAGACAGATTAGAGATTAAAAAATTTAATCCAATCTTAAAGAGAATGACTGTTCACAAAGAAATAAAATAATAAGTCATGGCAAAGAAATCAGTAGCATCCTTACAAACAGGATCAAAAAGACTCACAAAAGCAATCAAAATGGTAAAGTCTCCAAAAACTGGAGCTTATACATTTGTAGAATCAATCATGTCACCAGATAAGGTAAACGATTGGTTAAAAAAATAAGTATACATTTTATACAAATACCAAAGCTACTTTCGAAAGAGAGTAGCTTTTTGTTTTTATACTTTTCTGCCAAATCAGACTATGACAGTTTTACAGGTTTGTGAATTGGGCAAGGTAATTGACAAGCTAACAGTATAAAATACACTGCAAAACATACGCGAATTTTAACTATCTTGTTTTGCGTTTTACACAATCAATATGATAGTGTATCAAATTAAAAATAGTACCACACATTATGAGTTTTTTTAAAAAAATATTTTCATCTGAAAAAAAGGAAACCCTCGACAAAGGTTTGGAAAAATCCAAATCAAGTTTCTTTTCTAAATTGACCAAAGCGGTTGCTGGAAAAAGCAAAGTAGATGATGAAGTTTTAGATAATTTAGAAGAAGTATTAGTCAGCAGCGATGTTGGTGTTGATACCACTTTGAAAATTATTGATCGTATAGAGGAAAGAGTTGCCAAAGATAAATACTTAGGAACTGACGAGTTGAATAAAATTCTTCGTGAAGAAATTGCAGGATTATTGTCTGAAACAAATTCTGGTGAAGAAACTGAATATACCATTCCAGCCGATAAAAAACCGTATGTGCTCATGGTGGTTGGTGTCAATGGTGTTGGAAAAACAACAACAATTGGTAAGTTAGCGTATCAATTCAACAAAAAAGGGTTGAAAGTCGTTTTAGGAGCAGCTGATACCTTTAGAGCAGCCGCGATTGACCAATTGGAAGTTTGGGCAGATAGAGTAGGTGTCCCACTTGTAAAACAAAGCATGGGAAGCGATCCAGCTTCTGTAGCGTTTGATACTTTAAAATCGGGTGTGGCACAAGATGCTGACGTCATTATTATTGATACTGCAGGACGTTTGCACAATAAAGTCAACTTGATGAAAGAATTGACGAAAGTCAAAAAAGTAATGCAAAAAGTAATTGACGACGCTCCACATGACGTTTTATTAGTGTTAGATGGTTCTACAGGGCAAAATGCTTTTGAACAGGCCAAACAATTTACAGCGGCAACAGAAGTTACGACATTAGCGGTTACAAAGTTAGATGGAACTGCCAAAGGAGGTGTTGTCATCGGAATTTCTGATCAATTCCAAATTCCAGTAAAATATATTGGCGTTGGTGAAGGTATTGAAGATTTACAAGTATTCAATAAATTTGAATTCGTAGATTCATTCTTTAAAAAATAATAAGTCTCAGACTTACAACAATAATGCACAACAAAAAAGCTGCAAGTTCCTAGAAACTTGCAGCTTTTTTTTATATTATTTTTGTCTATTACAATTTCGTCAATCGAATTACTACTTCTGATAAAGGCGCATTGACACACATGATACTTCCTGTATCTTCTACAAATCGAATGTCAATCGTAGTATCATCAACCAAGTTGTAAGCTGTTGGTGTTGCCATTCCTTGACCTAACAAAACATTGTCGCCACCGCAGTTAAAGTTCGTATCTTGATCGTCGGTAACAGTTATGGTTCCATCACAATTTAAAGTAAAATTAAAAGTCATGGTTGGTTGTGTATTCATCACATCCAAATTAGCCAAATACTTTACCGTAATGCTTCGTTCGGTATCAGAAACGCTTACAATATCTACCGTTGCAGAATCTCCAAAAATGAGTTCATCTGTATTTCCAATCTCTTCATACGTGTACATTCCAGTATAACCAAGTGCTGGTGTTATTACATTTCCTCCGAAGCCCAACCAAGGACTTTGTGTCGTTGTGCTACATAAAGTTCTAACAGCAAATGCATATTCTGTACTTGGGCATAATCCATTGGCTGTGAAATTGGAATTATTAACCGTAACAATTGTTCCCGTTTCTGGCGTAAAAGTTGCAGCTTCACCATAACTTACTTCCCAAGTAGTTTGTGAATTTGAGTCCCAATCAACAGAAACTGAATTCTGCGTCACCGTATCATATACTAAATTTAAAGGAGGCAAACATGTTGCAAATCTGTAAGGTCCAGAAAATGCACTAAAACTTCCTGTTTGATCTCCATCAGTAACTGCATTACAATTAGCTCTTACATAAAATTCATATTCGCTATTTGGTTGTAAATTCGTTACAGGATATTGAGAGTTATTTCCAGTGGCAAACGCATCTGCTTCTTCCAAATTAAATCCTGTCAATCCAAATTTTACTTCCCAAGCAATTTCACTTCCGCCTGGCATCCAAGTTAATAAAGCGGTAGTTTGCGTAATATCAGTAGCGCCTAAATCGGTAGGTGCTGGACACGAAGTTGTAAATGCTACAGGACCAAACCATTCGTTGTTGGCTAAATCACAATCAGACTTTACATAAAACTCATACGTAGTCTGTGAAGACAAAAGATTGATGTTGGCACTCGTCATGGTAGTATTGATAATAGTACCTGCATCTGGATCGAATCCTGGCGTTCCCCAAGAAGCGGTCCACGCAACACCAGTAACGGGCAAACATTCACCTGCTTCATTAACAGTTCCGCACCAATTAAGTCTGGCTGAATTACTTGTAATATCTGAAGCAAAAGAAGCAGCAACAGTTTGGCAAGGTTGTATTATCTCTGGAATTTGTACCTCATCTGAGCATGAGTATACAAATCCGATCAGTAGAAGTAAAACTACTTTTCTCATAAAATTTTTTTTTCGTGTATGACAAATATATAAAAACAATAATGAGTATGACATTTAGAAGCTAAAAAAACAAGAATTCCAAACCGTTAAACTTTTTGATTGTATCTTTATATCCTTAAATAACGCATCAAAATGAAGAAAATTATATTCGTACTCGCTCTATTTTCGTCAATAGCTTGTCATACCCAAAAAAAAGTACAAAGTGAAAATGATATTTCTGATATCAGTGTCAAAGAATTTAGAGAATTTAAAGTATTAGATTCTAAAAATATTGAAAATCAAGATGTTTGGGCTGTAGTTTCCAAGCAAATGACAGATTTTACAGAAGCAGATTACCAACGGTTAAAACCATATATCCTCGAAAAAAATATCCTAGAATTGCAAGAAAGTCGCACACAAAGAATTTTTACTTACGAAGAATTGGTTAAATTTTACTTGTACAGGATCAAAAAATACGATCGAGACAACGATTTGTCGTTAAATTCTGTCATTAGTATCAATCCTAATATTATTGCAGTAGCAAAACAACGCGATCGCGATTTTCTAAACAAAAAACTAAAGCCGCTTATTTTTGGAATGCCCATTTTGTTAAAAGACAATATCAACACCGAAAATATGCCAACAACAGCAGGTGCAGTTGCATTAAAAAATAACATGACCAATGATGC harbors:
- a CDS encoding 3'-5' exonuclease, which gives rise to MELKLKNPICFFDLETTGVEVAKDRIVEISILKVYPNGNKESKTWLVNPEMPIPPMVSEIHGITDDKVANEPTFKQLSKEIYNMIKDSDLAGYNSDRFDIPLLAEELLRAEIDFDMKNKVSVDVQTIFHKMEKRTLSAAYKFYCGKELEGAHGAEADTNATYEVLKSQLDRYEELENDVKKLSEFTTRKKTADFAGFIIFDKDDEEIFSFGKHKGKKVEKVLEDEPGYFGWILNANFPLYTKKVLTAIKLRKLNTKF
- a CDS encoding carboxypeptidase-like regulatory domain-containing protein — its product is MRKTAIILITFLNLSVVFAQKNMAGIILDEETKQPVAYAHLIIPSEKRGTTADAEGNFEFTVPDEWLGKIVNISCVGFEDKKIELRQKKGLVIYLKPSLEFLSTVHITHTERQKRKRVNPFRGKQIIGFGNFSGGKYPSMLARYYPFIEKLGEENYLEEVTVFFYKDGRHDAKFRLRILSATADKMPKDDLLDPILVDVTYKQGRIKARMPANGIEVPREGFFVVVEHLFIKENVVEEIVNLQMNDSVRKQNVRLRRYAPIFTGIVEKAGESFSYYMSVNGWKKVEKLKMPKPNFKENEIVAPAFKVKLTN
- a CDS encoding fumarylacetoacetate hydrolase family protein, translated to MKIICIGRNYTEHIAELENEKPKDPVIFMKSDTSILLKKQPFFIPDFSEEIHHEVEVLVKINKLGKYIDQKFAHKYYNEISVGIDFTARDLQSKLKAKGLPWEKAKAFDGSAVVGQWISKDQFEDINNLNFKLEKNNEIVQQGNTQQMLWKIDELIAYVSQYFTLKIGDIIFTGTPAGVRKVNVNDRLTGFLEGQQLFSILVK
- a CDS encoding Hpt domain-containing protein, producing MAYNLEKISAISDGDQDFIEAVVVAFIEEIPADLITFEKEVTAKNYHGIYQVSHKIKPNLDLLGMQSSYEKNLQILSWAKAETNIADITNTFSEVQRSINMNIEQLKKEFNLN
- a CDS encoding CinA family nicotinamide mononucleotide deamidase-related protein — its product is MIAEIITIGDEILIGQIVDTNSVFISKALNEIGISVHQITSIQDEKQHILEALEAARKKADLVLITGGLGPTKDDITKHTLCEYFEDTLVKNQEVLTHIEELFEKYVTSSTISTMNRDQALVPSKAQILHNKYGTAPGMWLEKDSTVFVSMPGVPYEMRGLMTHQIIPKLQKEFERPFIYHKTILTYGMGESSIAMKIEHWENKLPNFIKLAYLPNVGRVRLRLTGKGQDREHIINAVDDYAEKLYPIIGDIIKGIEGTSNIITEIGDLLIDKGLKLAAAESCTGGRIASQITEESGVSAFFNGSAVTYAVQSKIDILGVPKVLIDRHSVVSAEVVEAMAEGAAKIYHADYAIATTGNAGPTKGNSDVEVGTVFIGIKTPNGTISQRFNFGQPREKVVNKAVNKAFQMLLEEILKNSN
- the rpmB gene encoding 50S ribosomal protein L28 yields the protein MSRICELTGKKAMVGNNVSHAMNKTKRKFNANLTKKRFYIPEEDKWVTLKVSTSALKTINKKGISAVLKEARAKGFIK
- the rpmG gene encoding 50S ribosomal protein L33, yielding MAKKGNRVQVILECTEHKASGQPGTSRYITTKNKKNTPDRLEIKKFNPILKRMTVHKEIK
- a CDS encoding DUF4295 domain-containing protein, translated to MAKKSVASLQTGSKRLTKAIKMVKSPKTGAYTFVESIMSPDKVNDWLKK
- the ftsY gene encoding signal recognition particle-docking protein FtsY, with translation MSFFKKIFSSEKKETLDKGLEKSKSSFFSKLTKAVAGKSKVDDEVLDNLEEVLVSSDVGVDTTLKIIDRIEERVAKDKYLGTDELNKILREEIAGLLSETNSGEETEYTIPADKKPYVLMVVGVNGVGKTTTIGKLAYQFNKKGLKVVLGAADTFRAAAIDQLEVWADRVGVPLVKQSMGSDPASVAFDTLKSGVAQDADVIIIDTAGRLHNKVNLMKELTKVKKVMQKVIDDAPHDVLLVLDGSTGQNAFEQAKQFTAATEVTTLAVTKLDGTAKGGVVIGISDQFQIPVKYIGVGEGIEDLQVFNKFEFVDSFFKK
- a CDS encoding fibronectin type III domain-containing protein encodes the protein MRKVVLLLLIGFVYSCSDEVQIPEIIQPCQTVAASFASDITSNSARLNWCGTVNEAGECLPVTGVAWTASWGTPGFDPDAGTIINTTMTSANINLLSSQTTYEFYVKSDCDLANNEWFGPVAFTTSCPAPTDLGATDITQTTALLTWMPGGSEIAWEVKFGLTGFNLEEADAFATGNNSQYPVTNLQPNSEYEFYVRANCNAVTDGDQTGSFSAFSGPYRFATCLPPLNLVYDTVTQNSVSVDWDSNSQTTWEVSYGEAATFTPETGTIVTVNNSNFTANGLCPSTEYAFAVRTLCSTTTQSPWLGFGGNVITPALGYTGMYTYEEIGNTDELIFGDSATVDIVSVSDTERSITVKYLANLDVMNTQPTMTFNFTLNCDGTITVTDDQDTNFNCGGDNVLLGQGMATPTAYNLVDDTTIDIRFVEDTGSIMCVNAPLSEVVIRLTKL